A genomic stretch from Corynebacterium faecale includes:
- a CDS encoding MFS transporter: MNLTRNDRLDRLPVTSKHKKLLGGSGIGWALDAMDVGLISFIMAALVTHWNLSATEASLLGSIGFVGMALGATFGGLLADKIGRRQVFALSLLIYGLATGASALSVSLAMLMALRFVVGLGLGAELPVASTLISEFSPRRIRGRMVVILEAFWALGWIMAAIIGTFVVTAGDNGWRWALALGCVPAAYAIYVRLGLPESVRFLERKGRHEEAEAIVVSFEEQAAREGRPMDDVALPENRDTQAAGSESIWSPNLRRRTAALWIVWFCINLSYYGAFIWIPSLLVADGFTLVRSFQFTLIITLAQLPGYAVAAWLIEKWGRRATLATFLAGSAVSAALYGLADAEWQILVAGCLLSFFNLGAWGALYAIGPELYPTNVRGTGTGAAAGFGRIASIIAPLIVPPVIAFGGPVMLFALFASAFALAAVAAFTLPEQKGKSLAD, translated from the coding sequence ATGAACCTAACGCGCAACGACAGACTCGATCGTCTGCCCGTAACCTCCAAACATAAGAAGCTGCTCGGCGGATCAGGCATCGGGTGGGCTCTGGATGCCATGGATGTGGGTCTCATCTCCTTCATCATGGCGGCCCTGGTGACCCATTGGAACCTCTCTGCCACCGAAGCGTCACTGCTGGGATCCATCGGCTTCGTCGGCATGGCACTCGGAGCCACCTTCGGTGGTCTCCTGGCGGACAAAATCGGTCGCAGGCAGGTCTTCGCCCTGTCTCTGCTCATCTACGGACTGGCCACCGGCGCTTCTGCACTCTCGGTGTCCCTGGCGATGCTCATGGCCCTGCGTTTCGTGGTGGGCCTGGGCCTGGGTGCCGAGCTCCCCGTGGCTTCAACACTGATCTCCGAGTTCTCTCCCCGACGGATCCGTGGCCGGATGGTGGTGATTCTGGAGGCCTTCTGGGCCCTGGGATGGATCATGGCGGCGATCATCGGCACATTTGTGGTCACCGCGGGAGACAACGGCTGGCGATGGGCCCTGGCATTGGGATGCGTGCCGGCCGCCTACGCCATCTATGTCCGCCTCGGATTACCTGAGTCCGTCCGTTTCCTGGAACGCAAGGGCCGTCACGAGGAGGCCGAAGCAATCGTGGTGTCCTTCGAGGAGCAGGCTGCCCGCGAAGGTCGCCCGATGGACGATGTCGCCCTCCCGGAGAACCGCGATACCCAGGCCGCCGGATCCGAGTCCATCTGGTCGCCGAATCTGCGCAGACGCACAGCAGCCCTGTGGATCGTGTGGTTCTGCATCAACCTGTCCTACTACGGGGCCTTCATCTGGATCCCATCATTGCTGGTGGCCGATGGGTTCACCCTGGTGAGGTCTTTCCAGTTCACCCTCATCATCACCCTGGCGCAGCTGCCGGGTTATGCCGTGGCTGCGTGGCTGATTGAAAAGTGGGGCCGCAGGGCCACTCTTGCTACTTTCCTGGCTGGTTCCGCAGTGTCGGCTGCGCTGTATGGTCTTGCCGATGCTGAGTGGCAAATCCTTGTTGCAGGCTGCCTGCTGTCATTTTTCAACCTGGGCGCATGGGGTGCCCTCTACGCCATCGGACCGGAACTGTATCCGACGAATGTGCGTGGCACCGGCACTGGTGCTGCCGCAGGTTTTGGACGCATCGCATCCATCATCGCACCGTTGATCGTCCCACCGGTGATTGCCTTCGGTGGTCCCGTGATGCTGTTCGCGCTGTTCGCTTCAGCCTTCGCCCTTGCGGCGGTGGCTGCCTTTACGCTGCCTGAGCAGAAGGGTAAATCCCTCGCTGATTGA